One stretch of Prunus persica cultivar Lovell chromosome G1, Prunus_persica_NCBIv2, whole genome shotgun sequence DNA includes these proteins:
- the LOC18793053 gene encoding cyclic nucleotide-gated ion channel 17 produces the protein MELRKEKLVRFYSDEKRHEKRHKESLWGRRTEPSQLEKSSSQYKVSSSSLLKSDTGLVGARNRFVETFSIGHSKVFPEDHEPWRKRILDPGSEIVLQWNRVFIMSCLVALFVDPLYFYLPMLGGNTNTFCVKTDLRLRIVVTCFRTIADIFYLLHVIIKFRTAYVAPSSRVFGRGELVMDPKKIAHRYIRSDFFIDLIATLPLPQIVIWFIIPATRRTQTDHNNNALALIVLLQYVPRLYLIFPLSLQIIKATGVVTKTAWAGAAYNLLLYMLASHVLGAAWYLLSIDRYTSCWKSFCKKEVSSTKCSLSYLDCDNFNSKGYQTWAHSTKVFENCNPANNNFKYGIFESAVAKNAVSANFITKYFYCLWWGLQQLSSYGQNLSTSTFIGETSFAILIAIVGLVLFAHLIGNMQTYLQSITVRLEEWRLKRRDTEEWMKHRQLPEDLRRRVRRFVQYKWLATRGVDEEAILHGLPADLRRDIQRHLCLDLVRRVPFFSQMDDQLLDAICERLVSSLSTAGTYIVREGDPVTEMLFIIRGALDSSTTNGGRTGFFNSITLRPGDFCGEELLAWALLPKSTVNLPSSTRTVKALTEVEAFALRAEDLKFVANQFRRLHSKKLQHTFRFYSHHWRTWAACFIQAAWRRHKRRMTAKDLSLRESFALDEKVAYETGEGEEDLSVGSNPSQAKMNLGVTLLASRFAANTRRGAQKIKDEMPKLRKPDEPDFSTEHEYE, from the exons ATGGAATTGAGGAAGGAAAAGCTTGTCAG GTTTTATTCAGATGAAAAACGGCATGAAAAACGGCATAAAGAATCTTTATGGGGAAGAAGAACTGAACCATCTCAGCTTGAGAAGTCATCATCTCAATATAAagtttcatcatcttcattgcTTAAATCTGATACTGGCCTAGTTGGGGCCAGAAATAGATTTGTTGAAACTTTCAGCATTGGGCATTCAAAGGTGTTTCCCGAAGACCATGAGCCTTGGCGCAAGAGGATACTTGACCCGGGTAGTGAGATCGTGTTGCAATGGAATCGGGTTTTCATTATGTCGTGCTTGGTGGCACTTTTTGTTGATCCATTGTATTTTTACTTGCCAATGCTTGGAGGGAATACAAACACATTTTGTGTGAAGACAGATTTGAGGTTACGAATTGTTGTCACTTGTTTCCGGACCATTGCAGATATCTTTTACTTGTTGCACGTGATCATAAAGTTTAGGACAGCTTATGTTGCACCAAGTTCTCGCGTCTTCGGGAGGGGTGAACTTGTCATGGACCCAAAGAAGATTGCTCATAGGTATATTAGATCTGACTTCTTCATTGATCTCATAGCTACATTGCCCCTTCCTCAG ATAGTCATCTGGTTTATTATACCAGCAACGAGAAGGACCCAAACAGATCATAACAACAATGCACTTGCCCTAATTGTTCTGCTCCAATATGTCCCTAGATTATATCTTATTTTTCCGTTAAGTTTGCAAATAATCAAAGCAACTGGAGTGGTCACAAAGACTGCCTGGGCAGGGGCTGCATATAATCTGCTCTTGTACATGCTGGCCAGCCAT GTATTAGGAGCAGCATGGTATTTGCTATCAATTGACAGATATACCTCATGCTGGAAGTCATTTTGTAAAAAGGAAGTAAGCTCCACAAAATGCTCGCTTTCTTATCTAGATTGTGACAATTTTAACAGCAAAGGTTACCAGACATGGGCTCATAGTACAAAAGTGTTTGAGAATTGTAATCCTGCAaataacaatttcaaatatggCATATTTGAAAGTGCAGTGGCAAAAAATGCTGTTTCCGCAAACTTCATCACAAAGTACTTCTATTGTTTATGGTGGGGCTTACAGCAACTAAG TTCATATGGGCAGAATTTGTCAACAAGCACTTTTATTGGAGAGACATCATTTGCCATTCTCATTGCCATTGTAGGTCTTGTATTATTTGCCCACTTGATAGGGAATATGCAG ACCTATCTCCAATCTATCACTGTGAGGCTTGAGGAGTGGAGGCTTAAGAGAAGAGACACTGAGGAATGGATGAAGCATCGTCAACTCCCAGAAGATTTGAGACGGCGTGTTCGACGCTTTGTTCAATACAAGTGGCTGGCAACTCGAGGAGTTGATGAAGAAGCCATTCTTCATGGCTTACCTGCTGATCTCCGTCGTGATATTCAACGCCACCTGTGCTTAGATCTTGTTCGAAGA GTCCCCTTCTTCTCACAGATGGATGATCAGCTTCTTGATGCGATATGCGAGCGTCTAGTGTCGTCCCTAAGCACGGCGGGCACTTACATAGTCCGAGAGGGTGATCCTGTGACAGAAATGCTCTTCATCATTAGAGGTGCTCTGGATAGTTCTACTACCAATGGTGGCCGGACTGGTTTCTTCAACTCAATAACTTTAAGACCTGGGGATTTTTGTGGTGAGGAGCTGCTTGCATGGGCTTTGCTCCCAAAATCCACTGTTAATTTGCCTTCTTCAACACGAACAGTTAAAGCACTTACTGAAGTTGAAGCTTTTGCATTGCGGGCTGAAGATCTCAAATTTGTGGCCAACCAATTCAGACGCTTGCACAGCAAGAAGCTGCAGCACACCTTTCGGTTTTACTCTCACCATTGGAGAACATGGGCAGCCTGCTTCATACAGGCTGCTTGGCGACGCCACAAGAGAAGGATGACAGCAAAAGATCTGAGCTTGAGGGAATCCTTTGCTTTGGATGAGAAAGTAGCCTACGAGACTGGGGAAGGGGAAGAAGATCTTTCTGTTGGTTCAAATCCTTCCCAGGCAAAAATGAATCTCGGGGTCACATTACTGGCTTCAAGGTTTGCTGCAAACACTAGAAGGGGAGCTCAAAAGATCAAAGACGAGATGCCAAAACTACGAAAACCTGATGAACCTGACTTTTCCACTGAGCATGAATATGAGTAG